CAGTCGACATCGCAGTGGGCGTAGCATCTCTGGTGGGTGCAGAGCTCCGGCCTTTCCAGCGGAGTCCAACCGTCTTTTGCGTTAAAGAGCGGACTGCGCCTTGCGTTGTAGTCGGCCATGCAGCGGTATGCGTCCCCGTTTGGGAGCAGGAGTATATAAGAGAGCCCGGCGGAACAGTATATTTTTCTATTGCTCTTGAACATTTTTGTTCTCACTCCGCTACCACGTACCTGAACTTGTTCCTCCAGCCGACCCTCTTAAGGCCGCTGAAATCCGAGAACTCGACCTCGACCCGGCCGTCCCACAAAAGCTTTACGCGCCGGCTGACCTCGTCCCTGTCGGCCGTATCGCTCGTCACGAGGCGCAGGAGGAGCGGAAGCCCCTCTCGCTGCTCCAGCTGGAACTCGTCTATGCCCTCCATGCGGTCTACGAGGTCCTGGATGTAGTGGGTCGGGTAGCGTCTTCCGCCTATCTTCACGAGGTCATGGGTCCTTCCCTGGACGTTTCCGAGATAAAACCCGTCATCGCGTCTCTCTATCTCTCCCATATCGCCCGTCCTGTACCTTATTAGCGGCATGGCGTCGTTGGTAAGGCCCGTGAGCACTATCTCCTTATCACCCGTATCCGTATCCAGGGTTTCCGGCCATACGATAAAGTCGAGGATTTTTTGTTCGGTCTCCGCCGCACCGTTTTTTTTAACATTTTCACGGGCAAGTTCATGGGCCACGACACCGAACTCCGCGCTGCCGTAGCAGTCGAAGACCTTGCAGCCGAAGACTTCCTCGATTGTCCCCCTTTTTTTCCTGTTCAACACCTCGCCGCTCGACCCGAAGACCTTGATCGTTCCGGCAAGGCTCTCCCCCCTTTCCCTCGCATGAAGGGCCAGCGCGTAAAGGGTGGAGGGGTGGCCCGTTAAGTAGTACGGCCTGGCCGCCTTGATTTTTCGGCATACTCGCTGCAACGAGTCCGGTTCAAAGGAGT
This genomic stretch from Thermodesulfobacteriota bacterium harbors:
- a CDS encoding phenylacetate--CoA ligase family protein, producing the protein MGAGHIKAYLLYPFVEAMQKRDIRGKLDVMKKDWKRPFKERLPAGERSLCRTLAMAGTHVPYYRDLFKKVKFDPESVARDVSYMNELPFLTKEIVREEGERLLNETFDRRSLHVRKTGASTGPSALIYYSRDALDRTAAVNLFVREWTGKKRHMKELHLSSRLMETPPLKDRVKEAVKCLAMNRVNVLTDSFEPDSLQRVCRKIKAARPYYLTGHPSTLYALALHARERGESLAGTIKVFGSSGEVLNRKKRGTIEEVFGCKVFDCYGSAEFGVVAHELARENVKKNGAAETEQKILDFIVWPETLDTDTGDKEIVLTGLTNDAMPLIRYRTGDMGEIERRDDGFYLGNVQGRTHDLVKIGGRRYPTHYIQDLVDRMEGIDEFQLEQREGLPLLLRLVTSDTADRDEVSRRVKLLWDGRVEVEFSDFSGLKRVGWRNKFRYVVAE